Proteins from a genomic interval of Phyllopteryx taeniolatus isolate TA_2022b chromosome 3, UOR_Ptae_1.2, whole genome shotgun sequence:
- the usp30 gene encoding ubiquitin carboxyl-terminal hydrolase 30 isoform X1, producing MPRHGFRPPDDFDDSIQRCLQVVLINKMLKNWGVIGGVAAAIAAGVYVLWGPITERKKQKRGMVPGLLNLGNTCFLNSLLQGLAACPSFIRWLERFSSSPAIQSCKENKLSTTLLQLLKALSSIEPGDEDVLDAGCLLDVLRLYRWHISSFEEQDAHELFHVLTSSLEEERDRQPKVAHFFDMQSLESLPNQDERTRTCKSRAPLHPIPSPWKFQHPFHGRLTSNMLCKRCEQQSPVRYDSFESLSLSIPLPQWGRPVSLDQCLQHFISSETIKEVECENCTKLQRGTRVNGQLVESQRTTFVKQLKLGKLPQCLCIHLQRLTWSSEGTSIKRQEHVQFTEFLSMDRYKHNTSIQTSQRTKRAGKHQKADHLGKATEKPATNGTGAEHHNNNKAFANGNSSSVCFQSTCGTTQLGLTYDYHSTEYLFQVTAVLVHHGDMHSGHFVTYRRSPSPPCSSLPYISQWLWVSDDSVRRASLHEVLSSNAYMLFYERVQKQSALSHSQE from the exons ATGCCACGACACGGCTTCAGACCGCCCGATGATTTTGACGATTCCATCCAGCGATGTCTTCAGGTCGTCTTAAT AAACAAGATGCTAAAAAACTGGGGTGTCATTGGTGGTGTAGCTGCTGCCATTGCAGCTGGTGTGTACGTTTTGTGGGGCCCAATCACCGAGCGAAAGAAGCAGAAGAGAG GTATGGTTCCTGGTCTGCTGAACTTGGGTAACACTTGCTTCCTGAACTCCTTGCTTCAGGGCCTGGCAGCGTGCCCGTCCTTCATCCGGTGGCTGGAGAGGTTTTCAAGCTCACCCGCAATCCAGTCGTGTAAAGAAAACAAGTTGTCCACAACCCTTCTCCAGCTTCTCAAAG CTCTATCCAGTATTGAGCCTGGGGATGAAGATGTGCTGGATGCTGGATGCTTGCTGGATGTTCTCAGACTTTACCGGTGGCACATCAGCTCATTTGAAGAGCAG GATGCCCACGAACTCTTTCATGTCCTAACGTCATCTCTCGAGGAGGAGAGGGACCGCCAGCCGAAAGTCGCCCACTTCTTTGACATGCAGTCTCTAGAG AGCCTTCCCAATCAAGATGAGAGAACACGGACCTGCAAGAGTCGAG CTCCTCTTCACCCGATTCCAAGCCCTTGGAAGTTTCAGCATCCTTTTCATGGCCGTTTAACGAGTAATATGTTGTGCAAACGGTGTGAGCAACAA agtCCTGTGCGATATGATTCCTTTGAGAGTCTTTCGTTGTCTATCCCTTTACCTCAGTGG GGTCGACCGGTCTCGCTGGATCAGTGTCTACAGCATTTCATCTCCTCAGAAACGATCAAGGAAGTAGAGTGTGAAAATTGCACCAAG cttCAGCGAGGGACAAGAGTCAACGGACAGCTTGTGGAAAGTCAGCGGACAACATTCGTAAAACAGCTGAAATTAGGAAAG CTGCCCCAGTGCCTCTGCATCCATCTGCAAAGACTCACATGGTCCAGTGAAGGAACCTCAATTAAAAGACAAGAGCATGTGCAATTTACGGAGTTTCTATCAATGGACCGTTACAAACACAACACTTCCATACAGACGAGTCAGCGCACCAAACGTGCTGGGAAGCACCAAAAGGCAGACCATTTAGGCAAGGCTACAGAAAAGCCTGCTACAAATGGCACAG gTGCGGAGcatcataacaacaacaaagcctTTGCGAATGGAAACTCTTCATCTGTCTGTTTCCAGTCTACTTGTGGGACCACTCAGCTGGGCCTCACATATGACTACCA CTCCACGGAGTACCTTTTCCAAGTCACGGCTGTGCTGGTTCACCATGGTGACATGCACTCAGGACATTTTGTAACGTACCGGCGCAGCCCCTCCCCGCCTTGCAGTTCCTTGCCATACATCTCCCAGTGGCTGTGGGTGTCGGACGACTCGGTCCGCAGAGCCAGCCTGCACGAGGTGCTGTCCTCTAACGCTTACATGCTCTTCTACGAGAGAGTCCAGAAGCAGAGCGCTCTGTCACATTCGCAGGAGTAA
- the usp30 gene encoding ubiquitin carboxyl-terminal hydrolase 30 isoform X2: MLWYRPENSDKLVREYLGTGPSVRNKMLKNWGVIGGVAAAIAAGVYVLWGPITERKKQKRGMVPGLLNLGNTCFLNSLLQGLAACPSFIRWLERFSSSPAIQSCKENKLSTTLLQLLKALSSIEPGDEDVLDAGCLLDVLRLYRWHISSFEEQDAHELFHVLTSSLEEERDRQPKVAHFFDMQSLESLPNQDERTRTCKSRAPLHPIPSPWKFQHPFHGRLTSNMLCKRCEQQSPVRYDSFESLSLSIPLPQWGRPVSLDQCLQHFISSETIKEVECENCTKLQRGTRVNGQLVESQRTTFVKQLKLGKLPQCLCIHLQRLTWSSEGTSIKRQEHVQFTEFLSMDRYKHNTSIQTSQRTKRAGKHQKADHLGKATEKPATNGTGAEHHNNNKAFANGNSSSVCFQSTCGTTQLGLTYDYHSTEYLFQVTAVLVHHGDMHSGHFVTYRRSPSPPCSSLPYISQWLWVSDDSVRRASLHEVLSSNAYMLFYERVQKQSALSHSQE; encoded by the exons ATGTTGTGGTACCGACCAGAGAACTCGGATAAGCTTGTCAGAGAGTACCTTGGCACCGGACCGAGCGTCAG AAACAAGATGCTAAAAAACTGGGGTGTCATTGGTGGTGTAGCTGCTGCCATTGCAGCTGGTGTGTACGTTTTGTGGGGCCCAATCACCGAGCGAAAGAAGCAGAAGAGAG GTATGGTTCCTGGTCTGCTGAACTTGGGTAACACTTGCTTCCTGAACTCCTTGCTTCAGGGCCTGGCAGCGTGCCCGTCCTTCATCCGGTGGCTGGAGAGGTTTTCAAGCTCACCCGCAATCCAGTCGTGTAAAGAAAACAAGTTGTCCACAACCCTTCTCCAGCTTCTCAAAG CTCTATCCAGTATTGAGCCTGGGGATGAAGATGTGCTGGATGCTGGATGCTTGCTGGATGTTCTCAGACTTTACCGGTGGCACATCAGCTCATTTGAAGAGCAG GATGCCCACGAACTCTTTCATGTCCTAACGTCATCTCTCGAGGAGGAGAGGGACCGCCAGCCGAAAGTCGCCCACTTCTTTGACATGCAGTCTCTAGAG AGCCTTCCCAATCAAGATGAGAGAACACGGACCTGCAAGAGTCGAG CTCCTCTTCACCCGATTCCAAGCCCTTGGAAGTTTCAGCATCCTTTTCATGGCCGTTTAACGAGTAATATGTTGTGCAAACGGTGTGAGCAACAA agtCCTGTGCGATATGATTCCTTTGAGAGTCTTTCGTTGTCTATCCCTTTACCTCAGTGG GGTCGACCGGTCTCGCTGGATCAGTGTCTACAGCATTTCATCTCCTCAGAAACGATCAAGGAAGTAGAGTGTGAAAATTGCACCAAG cttCAGCGAGGGACAAGAGTCAACGGACAGCTTGTGGAAAGTCAGCGGACAACATTCGTAAAACAGCTGAAATTAGGAAAG CTGCCCCAGTGCCTCTGCATCCATCTGCAAAGACTCACATGGTCCAGTGAAGGAACCTCAATTAAAAGACAAGAGCATGTGCAATTTACGGAGTTTCTATCAATGGACCGTTACAAACACAACACTTCCATACAGACGAGTCAGCGCACCAAACGTGCTGGGAAGCACCAAAAGGCAGACCATTTAGGCAAGGCTACAGAAAAGCCTGCTACAAATGGCACAG gTGCGGAGcatcataacaacaacaaagcctTTGCGAATGGAAACTCTTCATCTGTCTGTTTCCAGTCTACTTGTGGGACCACTCAGCTGGGCCTCACATATGACTACCA CTCCACGGAGTACCTTTTCCAAGTCACGGCTGTGCTGGTTCACCATGGTGACATGCACTCAGGACATTTTGTAACGTACCGGCGCAGCCCCTCCCCGCCTTGCAGTTCCTTGCCATACATCTCCCAGTGGCTGTGGGTGTCGGACGACTCGGTCCGCAGAGCCAGCCTGCACGAGGTGCTGTCCTCTAACGCTTACATGCTCTTCTACGAGAGAGTCCAGAAGCAGAGCGCTCTGTCACATTCGCAGGAGTAA
- the usp30 gene encoding ubiquitin carboxyl-terminal hydrolase 30 isoform X3 — MPALKMSFLTGLAACPSFIRWLERFSSSPAIQSCKENKLSTTLLQLLKALSSIEPGDEDVLDAGCLLDVLRLYRWHISSFEEQDAHELFHVLTSSLEEERDRQPKVAHFFDMQSLESLPNQDERTRTCKSRAPLHPIPSPWKFQHPFHGRLTSNMLCKRCEQQSPVRYDSFESLSLSIPLPQWGRPVSLDQCLQHFISSETIKEVECENCTKLQRGTRVNGQLVESQRTTFVKQLKLGKLPQCLCIHLQRLTWSSEGTSIKRQEHVQFTEFLSMDRYKHNTSIQTSQRTKRAGKHQKADHLGKATEKPATNGTGAEHHNNNKAFANGNSSSVCFQSTCGTTQLGLTYDYHSTEYLFQVTAVLVHHGDMHSGHFVTYRRSPSPPCSSLPYISQWLWVSDDSVRRASLHEVLSSNAYMLFYERVQKQSALSHSQE, encoded by the exons ATGCCAGCACTGAAGATGTCCTTTTTAACA GGCCTGGCAGCGTGCCCGTCCTTCATCCGGTGGCTGGAGAGGTTTTCAAGCTCACCCGCAATCCAGTCGTGTAAAGAAAACAAGTTGTCCACAACCCTTCTCCAGCTTCTCAAAG CTCTATCCAGTATTGAGCCTGGGGATGAAGATGTGCTGGATGCTGGATGCTTGCTGGATGTTCTCAGACTTTACCGGTGGCACATCAGCTCATTTGAAGAGCAG GATGCCCACGAACTCTTTCATGTCCTAACGTCATCTCTCGAGGAGGAGAGGGACCGCCAGCCGAAAGTCGCCCACTTCTTTGACATGCAGTCTCTAGAG AGCCTTCCCAATCAAGATGAGAGAACACGGACCTGCAAGAGTCGAG CTCCTCTTCACCCGATTCCAAGCCCTTGGAAGTTTCAGCATCCTTTTCATGGCCGTTTAACGAGTAATATGTTGTGCAAACGGTGTGAGCAACAA agtCCTGTGCGATATGATTCCTTTGAGAGTCTTTCGTTGTCTATCCCTTTACCTCAGTGG GGTCGACCGGTCTCGCTGGATCAGTGTCTACAGCATTTCATCTCCTCAGAAACGATCAAGGAAGTAGAGTGTGAAAATTGCACCAAG cttCAGCGAGGGACAAGAGTCAACGGACAGCTTGTGGAAAGTCAGCGGACAACATTCGTAAAACAGCTGAAATTAGGAAAG CTGCCCCAGTGCCTCTGCATCCATCTGCAAAGACTCACATGGTCCAGTGAAGGAACCTCAATTAAAAGACAAGAGCATGTGCAATTTACGGAGTTTCTATCAATGGACCGTTACAAACACAACACTTCCATACAGACGAGTCAGCGCACCAAACGTGCTGGGAAGCACCAAAAGGCAGACCATTTAGGCAAGGCTACAGAAAAGCCTGCTACAAATGGCACAG gTGCGGAGcatcataacaacaacaaagcctTTGCGAATGGAAACTCTTCATCTGTCTGTTTCCAGTCTACTTGTGGGACCACTCAGCTGGGCCTCACATATGACTACCA CTCCACGGAGTACCTTTTCCAAGTCACGGCTGTGCTGGTTCACCATGGTGACATGCACTCAGGACATTTTGTAACGTACCGGCGCAGCCCCTCCCCGCCTTGCAGTTCCTTGCCATACATCTCCCAGTGGCTGTGGGTGTCGGACGACTCGGTCCGCAGAGCCAGCCTGCACGAGGTGCTGTCCTCTAACGCTTACATGCTCTTCTACGAGAGAGTCCAGAAGCAGAGCGCTCTGTCACATTCGCAGGAGTAA